From the genome of Pungitius pungitius chromosome 20, fPunPun2.1, whole genome shotgun sequence:
GTTCCCATCCAAGTCTGTCCAAAACGAGATCACCTCATTCTTTTATTCTCCTAAACATAGGAATTCTTCACATATAGCCCAATACATGGaagtcacagtgacctttgaccaccaaatgaccatcaggTCATCCTTGACTCCGAGTGGATGTTTtttggcaaaaataaaaacattcctgAGATCATGTCTTTGAAGATGGGACAGAAATGAGGTTCGTCCATCCATGCCAGATGTAGGGAGATGTCCGCCCGGCCTTCTGGAAATATCACGTACACACCGGGGTGGACAGGGAGGTCGCGgtgaccttgacctttgaccacagACATCAACACTACCCGTCCTGAAGCAAAAGCACAGCAAGTAAGGTCCTCGTTCGTCTCAGACTTGTCCCCGTTCCTCCTGAAGGTTCACGGCCACGTGGTCGATGGCGACCTAATGCCCTTCCtcccatcttcatcttcatgaaGCCCCGGGCAAAAACCCACAGTGGTCGAGTCCCCAGTGGACTCAAGCCAAATTGCCCCgggcctccgctgcctccaacTGAACAAAAAGCTGGTGCTCCATCGCGCAAACAATTGATGCGTCACGATCTAAAATATAACCAAAAATGGGACATCTACTACAATAGGAGTTTGTCGGGTCAAAGCGGGAGCCGAGGATTCGCTAAAAAAACAGGCagccggtaaaaaaaaaaaaaaaaaaagtaccagaTGGTGTGTTGGGTGTAGCTGGGTTTGCGTCCAATACCTGAGGGGGCGGCGGAACCGAGGGGGGCTGCTTTTCGCCTCCGCTTGACATCCCCGGTACACAGAGAGCCGAGGTGCCCGCTGGTCTGTCTGCAAAACCAGCCAAGCACGACAAAAAAATATATGGGAGCGTTAGTTGGAGCTGAAATAACACGGTGGAAggcagcctctttttttttttttcttctttcatttgaatACCAATTAAACAAAAGGGTGAAACCAAAGGGGAGTTGCAGCAGGTGCTAAAAGGAAATAAGACACGAGTTTTGGTCATAAATCACTGGTGGTTAAATGAAACCGTTTTGTTCTCACCTGCTGGCGGTTTTTACTGAGCAGCTTCTCCGATGCCCTCTGTCTGACCGTGGGTCCCAGTGCAACTGAAGCGGCAGTGAGGggaaagaagaggggggggggggggggcacagggtaCGGAGGGGAGGGTACACTTCAGCTGAAGCTCAGGCAGTTTGCATGAAATCCttgcaaagaaaaacacacactatgGTCTTCAAAACAGCAACCACGCAGGTCTTTGTAGAAGACCAAAATGTTAACTTTGCATTTGAGAGGAAATACGTCGGTAAAGAAACATGGCTCACCTGTCCGTGCTCTCTCCTCGAGCCCGAGCTAAACCAAGGCCTGTTGGAGATATGATAGTATGTAATAAGGGCAGCGTTCCAGTGATCGAAGCCAAACTGCTATTTCTCATCGGGTCTCGCCGTGGGTGAGCTGATGTCCCCGCGTCCATCACAGAAACCGTCACCTTCCTAGACTTTAACTTGGGAACCTTACTTggaaattaaaattaaattaactaGGGACAAATGGGGAAATCAATATTATCCGTGATTGAGTTTACTTACGTTATTATTAGTCTCAATGCTATTTGTCTATTTGAGGTCAACTGTGGCTCAAACCCAAGCGcatcaaaaccacaaaaagcAGATTAAAATGAAACTAGAAACTATGGCCTCTCAGTCGTATGCCTCTGAAAACCAGCCACGTTGTCATAATTAGCTTTTTAATGTTTGAGTAAtgacaaaaatgtgttgtttgagGTGACCTTCAGTACAACCTGGAGTTTAGGAGGACGTTTGAGCAGAATTTAGAGAAATTTGCTCATTGCATTCCTGAGATTTCAGGTTCACAAGAAGAGGACTGATGTGAGGTCAAAGTGACTTTACCAAAATCTTAATGAGAGATCATGTTTGCCTTTAGGAACTTGCCCATTGCaagttattattgttattaattattTGTCTAATGTGCAAATGTTTCCGTGTCCTCCTCTTGTCGCATATCGATCCAGGGAGCTGATCGCTAGGCGGACAGGTGAATAAAAGgatgaatacatttcaataaaatgagAACAACAAGTAGGTTGGGTGGGTTGACTCGTTTGAGATTCCACCGTCTACATCCAAGTCAGTAAAACTTGCTGCACAGAAGGATCTCCTTCTGTGACATCAACACCCCACACGAACGGGAACCCTGAAAACATAAAGGCTTCGACCCGGCTCCCACGAGCCCAGAGGCATACCGGCgtgaacaagaaaaaacaacaacaatgagagTTCATACAAATTTTCAAAAGACGGAGACTCACTCATGGGAGTCCTGGGTCGGCCTGCCCAGTCTGTCACTGAAGCCTTGACTGGAATTGGCTCCCTGAGATGCCTGctggtttccatggagacgaCTCAGCCTGGCCTGGAACCCTGGCCAATAGAGTGCTGGTTAGCCGAGGGCACGATTAGTCACTGACGAGGACCGACCGTGTTCTGTGAGGTACTGGGATTCATGCCGAACATGATACGCTATGTATAACTTGGACTTTAAGTGATATAAAACATAATCCACTTCAGAGCATACTGCCACTTACCAAATGTAGGTGACCTGATGTTATGAAATATATTTCTAGTTGCtaatagaaatgaaatgaacCACACCGCCTGCGTGCTTCTAGTCTACCTCTTTGTACGCCGTGGCTCATGAGGGGAAAGGATCCCGTGAGGATGCTGTTGAACACCGGGTCCGCCAGGTCCAGCTCCTCTGAGCCCGTCTCCCTCTCCCACCAAGGAACCACGCCCGCTATCCCACACGCTCCTCCGAGTGCTGACCCGGAGCCCGGCTCGCCCTCGTAGAACCAGTCGCTCTGCTCGTCGTCGGctggagaagagaggaagatgTGTGACCGCCGGTTCACTTCTTCGCGAGGGAAAGCTGTGCGGTCAAAGACCGATGAAGGGAGCTCTACTTTGGCTACACCTTCATAaagaaatgtatgtatatacaaacCAACATGGTCTATACCGGTTGTCTGTGTGTTCCTTTCAGTTTCAACAATCAAATCAACACCTATCTGGGAATTCACCTTGCCTCCCCTCATCATTGGTGTAGAGGCCTCCGTCGCTGCTGTTACTGACACTGCTGGTCTcgctgaaaaagaaaagagcggACGATGGAAACGCAAACCCTTTTTCCCATTAACATAGGCCGAGGTTTCTTACTGTTCTTTGTTGCCTACGTACACACTCATCAAttaggtataaaaaaaaataaactaaaagtcAAAACACTAACCACCTGTCACTCATGTCCTCATCTGAacccttctgctcctccagctccatcttGTCCTTGGACCCTTCCGTTGGGGAGGCAAAGGGGTCCTCGctctccaccaccaccccttCATCTGCCGCCTCCGTTCCCAGCCTGTAGGGAGCCAgtttcctcttcttcaccctgtTCTTCCCCGCTGCCGGCCCCGTCattccgccgccgccgccgagctcCATCGCCCCCCTGACCTCACTCGGGCCCAGTCTGTGCGGCCTGGCGCCGGCACGGGCTTTGGGAACAGGCGGCGGCCCGAGCATGGTGCAGGAGTGCGGCTCCGGCTCCGCGGGTGGGTCCACGGCCATGCGCTTCACCTTCCGCCTCCGCCGGAGGCTGCGCGTTCCCTCGGCGGACCCCAGGACGCCCAAGTCGTCGGGCCAAATCGGCCGCTTGCCCCGTCCGGAGTCGGCGGTCAGAGGGGCGCGCCGTTTGGGCCCAAGTTGTTCGTCCGAGTCGCTGTTGTCCCGGGCATGGCTGTTGGCGGCGGAGACTCCTCCTGCGCTGGCACGGTAGTCCTGCACAAAACGTCGAAAGAAGATTTTGACTAAGGACATTCTGAAGCTTTATTCGGGCACTTGAATGAACTTGAGGATGTTGAGACTAAAGCGAGATCTGAGTGGGGCTGAAATGGATCGATATTTCTCGCTGTCCTTGTGTTGTGATCTCGGCCGGATTTCAGCCCAAAAGGTCCTGTCTGTCCGACTCACCTTGTGTTCCTCCACGCTGGACTCCGAACCCTCACTGAGGTGGCCCGTCTCCCACGGCGGGTGTGGGTTGTCCGAGCGTCGTTTTCTGCCCCTCCGCTTCCGAGACTGCCTCTTCAGCAGACAGCCCACGGCCAGCGCGTGGTCTCCCCCGTCTCCGAAACCACCACGAGCGGCCTGCTCGGAGCTCTCCTCCAGCGCGGACACCAGGTCGTGGACCAGCTCGTCCATCGTCCGGCTGAAGTGCCTGAAAGGTGGGTAAGAAAGGAGAGGACCACCGCTCAAAAATGACCACAACGACGCGAGGAACGGGCAACTAGGACATGCCCCTTTGCCAATTATTCGCAGTTTACGCATTACTCGTTAAGTTGAACCGTCTGCGCTTAATAGTTAACTCACGTTTGTAAATGCCCAGGTCTGATGTAGTTTGAACACTCCTGCGTATGTAACGTTAACTAATATTAGCGTCACTCTTCcgtagttaacgttagctaactgtAAGGGCTGTTAATAGCGTCGTGGGCTAGCTAGCTTACTTAAGTCAATGGCAACAAACGTCTAACGTTAAACTAACAAAATAACACGGGAGGAGATTAGTAGTTAGCAAACAATAACAACCAATGTCACTAGCCTTAAATTGTGGTAATGTTAACGACTGTCATCGACAAATAAAGGACGAGGAGAGCCGTCGACATTGGGATGTGCTTCGCTGCTAGCCCGTTAGCAGAGCTAGCTTTAGCTTCTCTAGCTAGCTGGCGGAATCACGAGAGTTGAGACGTGAAGAATCAGTTAACGTCGCGTCTCGGAGATTTCAAAAGACCACCTACCAGCCGGTTCCCGCTTTGCCGATGGTTTTTAGATTAGCTGCGCGGAACATTAAGGCCCCCAAATGCCAGATACATTTAGCCAGAAACTACGGACAAACATGTACACAACAGGGACACCATTCTGATACAAAAGCTAGAGATCGGCTAGCGGGATCGATATGCGACAAGAGGACAGTGAATGCAGCAAGAGGTATTATGCTGCCTTCAGGTACTGCGGGAAATATACAACTAGCAGAGATGAAATGATGCTGATATAACGATTAACTTGAACCTTAAATGCATAATTTCTTTCCAGGATAAATACAtgggatatattttttttattcttacaTATGAAGCCATTTATTAATtgctttttacaattgaaaACCTCATAGAATAATATTTACACACTGTAGAAGTTTTTGTACTGCGGTTTCCCCACAAGAGGGCAGCAGAGGACAATGTTTCCGGTTTACGGCAAGTGTAACACACACTGCAGTTGGGAAATACAAAGTTGTACTTAATATTCCATTACAAGGTATtcttacatttttttactttcacaagAAGATAATATATTGCAATAATGCATATTATGAATATGAAATTAATAATGACTGTGTATGTAATATGGAGCATGGATGTCCACTAGGAGGCAGATATAAGTGGCGGCCAGTTGAGATTCTTGTCTTTTTCTACATATTCCCATATTTTGATTTATATTAAAGGCTGACAACTGTCTTTACAAATGGCTTAACTATAGGACCATGTTTTTGAAAATGCtgtttattattatgtattatttttgataataaaaaatgttagCAATAAGACACCTCTGGCTCAATCCTTGTTTATTTGAACAACCACTGCACTGCTGTCTTAAGTAATATCAATTACATTGAACTACTGTCTTGATTTAATTTCCTAATTTAATTGTATACACATTACACCCCACTGTACATACTCCTATCTCACTTTCACTTTAATGTTCTGCTCTCAATTTTATTTTACCgtactgtgtatatattgtgcatttttcattgtttttactgATAGTTCACACAAATTTCCCCCTGGGGATTAATGCCTAATAACCTTTTTATTAATGCAACCTGAACCCCCAAAAGGAGAATCTAAAATTCCCACTCAGACTGACAGAGCTCTCTGTGAG
Proteins encoded in this window:
- the gpatch2 gene encoding G patch domain-containing protein 2 isoform X2 is translated as MFRAANLKTIGKAGTGWHFSRTMDELVHDLVSALEESSEQAARGGFGDGGDHALAVGCLLKRQSRKRRGRKRRSDNPHPPWETGHLSEGSESSVEEHKDYRASAGGVSAANSHARDNSDSDEQLGPKRRAPLTADSGRGKRPIWPDDLGVLGSAEGTRSLRRRRKVKRMAVDPPAEPEPHSCTMLGPPPVPKARAGARPHRLGPSEVRGAMELGGGGGMTGPAAGKNRVKKRKLAPYRLGTEAADEGVVVESEDPFASPTEGSKDKMELEEQKGSDEDMSDRCETSSVSNSSDGGLYTNDEGRQADDEQSDWFYEGEPGSGSALGGACGIAGVVPWWERETGSEELDLADPVFNSILTGSFPLMSHGVQRGFQARLSRLHGNQQASQGANSSQGFSDRLGRPTQDSHEPWFSSGSRREHGQLHWDPRSDRGHRRSCSVKTASRQTSGHLGSLCTGDVKRRRKAAPLGSAAPSVVGENAAPIPDSNMGSRMLQSMGWSPGTGLGPEGRGITEPVRATQRPKGAGLGFN
- the gpatch2 gene encoding G patch domain-containing protein 2 isoform X4 gives rise to the protein MFRAANLKTIGKAGTGWHFSRTMDELVHDLVSALEESSEQAARGGFGDGGDHALAVGCLLKRQSRKRRGRKRRSDNPHPPWETGHLSEGSESSVEEHKDYRASAGGVSAANSHARDNSDSDEQLGPKRRAPLTADSGRGKRPIWPDDLGVLGSAEGTRSLRRRRKVKRMAVDPPAEPEPHSCTMLGPPPVPKARAGARPHRLGPSEVRGAMELGGGGGMTGPAAGKNRVKKRKLAPYRLGTEAADEGVVVESEDPFASPTEGSKDKMELEEQKGSDEDMSDSETSSVSNSSDGGLYTNDEGRQADDEQSDWFYEGEPGSGSALGGACGIAGVVPWWERETGSEELDLADPVFNSILTGSFPLMSHGVQRGFQARLSRLHGNQQASQGANSSQGFSDRLGRPTQDSHEPWFSSGSRREHGQLHWDPRSDRGHRRSCSVKTASRQTSGHLGSLCTGDVKRRRKAAPLGSAAPSVVGENAAPIPDSNMGSRMLQSMGWSPGTGLGPEGRGITEPVRATQRPKGAGLGFN
- the gpatch2 gene encoding G patch domain-containing protein 2 isoform X3, producing the protein MFRAANLKTIGKAGTGWHFSRTMDELVHDLVSALEESSEQAARGGFGDGGDHALAVGCLLKRQSRKRRGRKRRSDNPHPPWETGHLSEGSESSVEEHKDYRASAGGVSAANSHARDNSDSDEQLGPKRRAPLTADSGRGKRPIWPDDLGVLGSAEGTRSLRRRRKVKRMAVDPPAEPEPHSCTMLGPPPVPKARAGARPHRLGPSEVRGAMELGGGGGMTGPAAGKNRVKKRKLAPYRLGTEAADEGVVVESEDPFASPTEGSKDKMELEEQKGSDEDMSDSETSSVSNSSDGGLYTNDEGRQADDEQSDWFYEGEPGSGSALGGACGIAGVVPWWERETGSEELDLADPVFNSILTGSFPLMSHGVQRGFQARLSRLHGNQQASQGANSSQGFSDRLGRPTQDSHEPWFSSGSRREHGQLHWDPRSDRGHRRSCSVKTASSGRGECGSDPRLEHGQPDVAEHGLEPGDGPGSGGQGHHGARPGHAETQGRRLGLQLNTRCLDRKPEAGWAKMPEDVRGVRETDSRR
- the gpatch2 gene encoding G patch domain-containing protein 2 isoform X1, producing the protein MFRAANLKTIGKAGTGWHFSRTMDELVHDLVSALEESSEQAARGGFGDGGDHALAVGCLLKRQSRKRRGRKRRSDNPHPPWETGHLSEGSESSVEEHKDYRASAGGVSAANSHARDNSDSDEQLGPKRRAPLTADSGRGKRPIWPDDLGVLGSAEGTRSLRRRRKVKRMAVDPPAEPEPHSCTMLGPPPVPKARAGARPHRLGPSEVRGAMELGGGGGMTGPAAGKNRVKKRKLAPYRLGTEAADEGVVVESEDPFASPTEGSKDKMELEEQKGSDEDMSDRCETSSVSNSSDGGLYTNDEGRQADDEQSDWFYEGEPGSGSALGGACGIAGVVPWWERETGSEELDLADPVFNSILTGSFPLMSHGVQRGFQARLSRLHGNQQASQGANSSQGFSDRLGRPTQDSHEPWFSSGSRREHGQLHWDPRSDRGHRRSCSVKTASSGRGECGSDPRLEHGQPDVAEHGLEPGDGPGSGGQGHHGARPGHAETQGRRLGLQLNTRCLDRKPEAGWAKMPEDVRGVRETDSRR